A window from Triticum aestivum cultivar Chinese Spring chromosome 6D, IWGSC CS RefSeq v2.1, whole genome shotgun sequence encodes these proteins:
- the LOC123142507 gene encoding uncharacterized protein — MAAEHDGTADGRRKKTVRSEVLGVYRLQRGMYRARIWDPSRRAMKNLGAFATAQEAARAYDAAAVGLHGAATALTYFRQHTAADGDGDAPLLHVDTDAKADAGDAPLRHVSCVGGDVGADGDGDAPLRHFSCVGEDVGAVESCPGHDAAESAKERKAPLRPVARTVFRRVRRRPSGKCVAKIRCPKGGARRYLGGFSTAEEAARAYAASAVKLRGAIGLKKARAAGEVGFKGQAGRKAAAAAKSRSRSSSSSLPVFRGVRQTGGGKKYSARIWDPARRAKLFLGAFDTAEEAAGAYDAEAVRLRGAKAKTNLKQQSMARKKAAARTDTGTGTKFRGVHRKPSGKYAAQIRHAGENSRWLGLFGTAEDAARAYDAAAVKLHGVKAITNFKQPPMAAAAAAVDDGEESPMDHNDVPELRGATAKTNLNQPPVVAGSGDDGEESRMDLADSDFPEQPALDLFSGTITVDAQLDDVFADLPPLDLQQVDELLKDMEFANMMA; from the coding sequence ATGGCGGCGGAGCACGACGGGACGGCCgacggcaggaggaagaagacggtccGGTCGGAGGTCCTCGGCGTCTACCGGCTGCAGCGCGGCATGTACCGGGCGCGGATCTGGGACCCATCGCGGCGCGCCATGAAGAACCTCGGCGCCTTCGCCACCGCCCAGGAGGCCGCCAGGGCCTacgacgccgccgccgtcgggCTGCACGGCGCGGCCACGGCGCTCACCTACTTCCGCCAGCACACGGctgccgacggcgacggcgacgcgccGCTCCTGCACGTCGACACGGACGCCAAGGCCGATGCCGGGGACGCGCCGCTCCGGCACGTCTCCTGCGTGGGCGGCGATGTCGGGGCCGATGGCGACGGCGACGCGCCGCTCCGGCACTTCTCCTGCGTGGGCGAGGATGTCGGGGCCGTGGAGTCGTGCCCAGGCCATGATGCGGCGGAGAGCGCCAAGGAGAGGAAGGCGCCGCTCAGGCCGGTCGCCCGGACCGTGTTCCGCCGCGTGCGCAGGAGGCCGAGCGGCAAGTGTGTGGCGAAGATCAGGTGCCCAAAGGGGGGAGCTCGGAGGTACCTCGGCGGCTTCAgcaccgccgaggaggccgccagagCCTACGCCGCGTCGGCGGTCAAGCTGCGCGGCGCGATCGGCCTGAAGAAGGCGCGCGCGGCGGGGGAGGTCGGCTTCAAAGGTCAGGCCggaaggaaggcggcggcggccgctAAGTCGAGGTCGAGGTCGAGCTCGAGCTCTCTGCCGGTGTTCCGCGGCGTGCGCCAGACAGGGGGCGGCAAGAAGTACTCTGCGCGCATCTGGGACCCGGCGCGGCGAGCGAAGCTGTTTCTCGGCGCCTTCGACACGGCCGAGGAGGCCGCCGGAGCGTACGACGCGGAGGCCGTCAGGCTGCGCGGCGCCAAGGCCAAAACCAACCTGAAGCAGCAGTCCATGGCGAGGAAGAAGGCGGCGGCAAGGACGGACACCGGGACCGGGACCAAGTTCCGCGGCGTGCACCGGAAGCCCAGCGGCAAGTACGCGGCGCAGATCAGGCACGCCGGTGAGAATTCTCGGTGGCTCGGCCTCTTCGGCaccgccgaggacgccgccagAGCGTACGACGCCGCGGCCGTCAAGCTGCATGGCGTGAAGGCCATCACCAACTTCAAGCAACCACCCatggccgccgccgcagccgctgtTGACGACGGCGAGGAGTCGCCCATGGACCACAACGACGTCCCGGAGCTGCGTGGCGCGACGGCCAAAACAAACCTCAACCAGCCACCCGTGGTCGCCGGCTCTGGTGATGACGGCGAGGAGTCGCGCATGGACCTCGCCGACAGCGACTTCCCCGAGCAGCCGGCGCTCGACCTCTTCTCGGGCACCATCACCGTAGACGCACAGCTCGACGATGTGTTCGCCGACCTGCCACCGTTGGATTTGCAGCAGGTGGACGAGCTCCTCAAGGACATGGAATTCGCCAATATGATGGCTTGA